The following nucleotide sequence is from Streptomyces caniferus.
CAGATCCGTTCCCGCCGTCAGATCACCGATCTTGGCCTTGTGGCCCCGCTGGAATTCCCTGGCCATACGTAACGCCCGTCCCCCGCTCCCGCTGTGAGTTCCTTCTGCGCGGCCAGGCTAACCGCTGGCGCCGACAACGGGCGATGCCGGGGCGCGACGGATCTCGCCGGCTGCCGCGGTCAATCGCCGCGGGCGGCGGGCAGCTGGGGCAGCCGGTCGGCCGCGACCACTCCTTCGAGGTAGCCGCGGGCCCGCTCCGTACGGGGGTAGGCCTCCAGCAGCCGCCAGAAACGGGGGCCGTGGCCGGGGACGAGCAGATGGGCGAGTTCGTGCAGCAGGACGTAGTCGATGACGTACTCCGGCATGCCCTGAAGACGGTGCGACAGGCGGATGCTGCCCTCAGCGGGGGTGCACGAGCCCCAGCGGGTGTTCTGGTTGGTCACCCAGCGCACCGACGCGGGGCGGGCCCGGCCGTCCAGATACTGGCCGGAGAGCCGTTCGGCGCGCTGGACCAGCTCGCCGTCGCCCAGCAGCCGCTTGCTTTCCTGGGCGGCGAGCTTGTCCAGCATGACGGTGACCCAACGCCGCTCCTCCGCCTCGGACATACGGGCCGGAATCAGGACAACGGTGCGGTCGCCCTCGCGGTACGCCGAGACCGTTCTGCGCCGCCGTGAGCTGCGGCGCACCTCGACGGCGCTGGTACCCGGCCGGCGGGCTTCGGGGCTCGGGGCAGGCCTGCGCGATGTGTCAGCGGCGCGGCGCAGGGGTGTCTCCCCGGGTCCGTGGGAGGGGTCGGCGGGCACGCGCCCGACGTTACCCGCTGGCGGTGCACGAAGTCCCGCCCCGCGGTCGGTTCGCCACCGAACCACTCCATGGCGTGCACCGCTTGTACGACCGCTGCCCCCTGCCTGTGGATAACTTCCGCACGAATCCGCGGCACGGCGCATGCTGAGGGCCGGACGACGAAGGACGGGGGCAACGATGCGGCATCCGATGCTCAAGCCCGCGCTGCGGCGCGGCTGGCGCGACCGGGAAACGGTGCGGTTCGGTGTGGCGCCGGCGCATGCGCTGGTGGTCGGCCCGGTCGACACGGCGACCGGCAGCTTCCTCTCGCTGATCGACGGCACCCGCACCCTGCAGCAACTGATCGACGAGGCCGCGTTGCTCGACCTCCCGCCCGACCACGTACGGGGTGTGGTCGACCGGCTCGGCGCGGCCGGGCTGCTGGAAGCGCCCACCGCCGGCGGCCCGTCGGCCGAGGCCGTACGGGCGGACCAGGCCGCCTTCGAACGGCTGCGGCCCGACCTGGCGTCGCTCTCGGTACGGCATCCGGAGCCCGCGGGCGCCCTGGGCCGGATGGGCGCGCGCCGGGCGGTCCGGGCGCGGGTCAAGGGAGCGGGTCGGGTCGGCGCCGCGATCGCGGCGCTGCTCTCGGCCTCGGGGATCGGCCGGGTGGAGGTGGTCGACGGCGGCACGGTCCAGCCGTGGGACGTGATGCCCGGCGCCCTGCCCGCCGAGCGGACCGGAGAGCGGCGGGACGCCGCCGCGCGACGGCTGGTCCGCCGGTCCTCCCCCTGGGGCCGTACGCCGCGGCCGCGGGTCCCGGTGGACGAATCCGGTGAACCCGGACTGTCCCTCATGGTGCTCGCCCCGCGCGACGGGCTCGGCGCGTACGCCCCCGACCCCCGTGATCTCCGAGCCGCTGCTCACCGCCGGCATCCCGCATCTTTACGCGGGGGTGATCGAGGGCACGGGGGTGGTGGGTCCGTTGGTACTGCCCGGAGGTTCGGCCTGTGCCCGTTGCGATGAACTGCGCCGTACGGACGCGGAGCCGGCCTGGCCGCGGCTGCTGGCGCAGTGGCGGTCGGGACGAGGTTCCCCCGCGGTGCCGGCCTGCGATGCCGCGCTGGCAACGGCGGTCGCGGGAGTCGCCGCCGTGCAGGCACTGACGTTCCTGGACGGTGAACTGCCGCCGTGCACAGGGGTGCGGATGGAGCTCGCCTCGCCGTGTGCCACCGTGCGCACGGTGCGGATCGAGCCGCATCCGGAGTGCGGCTGCGGTGCTGCCGATGCCCGGTGTACGGCAGACGCCTCGGATCCTCGGCCGTGACACGCCACAATGACGGAGTAACCCCGGTTGGGGGACAGTGTGAGTTGGAGGGGCGCATGTCTGATCTTCCCCGCAAGGCGGTCACCCGCACCGCCAAGCTGGCCGCGCTGCCACTGGGGTTCGCCGGCCGTGCCACCTGGGGCCTCGGCAAGCGGATCGGCGGCAGATCCGCCGAGATCGTCGGCCGGGAGCTGCAACAGCGCACCGCGGAACAGCTCTTCAAGGTGCTCGGTGAGCTGAAGGGCGGGGCGATGAAGTTCGGGCAGGCGCTGTCCGTCTTCGAGTCGGCGCTGCCCGAGGAGATCGCCGGCCCCTACCGCGCCGCCCTGACGAAGCTTCAGGAGGCGGCGCCGCCGATGCCGACCAGCACGGTGCACGCGGTGCTGGCGGAGCGGCTCGGCGAGGACTGGCGGGAGTTGTTCGAGGAGTTCGAGGACAAACCGGCGGCGGCGGCCTCGATCGGGCAGGTCCACCGTGCGGTGTGGCACGACGGCCGGGAGGTGGCCGTCAAGGTGCAGTATCCGGGCGCGGGTCAGGCCCTGTTGTCGGACCTGGCGCAGCTGAGCCGGTTCGCCCGGCTGCTGGGCCCGCTGATCCCGGGTATGGACATCAAGCCGCTGATCACCGAGCTACGCGACCGGGTGTCGGAGGAGCTGGACTACTCCCTGGAGGCGGCGGCCCAGCAGGCGCATGCCGAGGAGTTCGCCGACGACCCGGATGTGGTGGTGCCGGCGGTGGTGCACCAGTGCGACGAGGTGCTGGTGACGGAGTGGATGGACGGGGTGCCGCTGTCGGAGGTGATCGCGGAGGGCACTGACGAGCAGCGGGACCGGGCCGGTCAGCTGCTGGCCCGCTTCCTCTTCTCCGGCCCCGCCCGTACGGGCCTGCTGCACGCCGATCCGCACCCGGGCAACTTCCGGCTGCTGGCCGGGGACTCCCCGGACGGCCCGGTCGAGGAGTGGCGGCTGGGGGTGCTGGACTTCGGCACCGTCGACCGGCTGCCGGAGGGGCTGCCGCCGACGATCGGCACCTCGCTGCGGATGACGCTGGACAGCGAGGCGGACGCCGTCTACCAGCTGCTGTGCGAGGAGGGCTTCGTCAAGGAGTCCATCGAGCTGGACCCGGACGCGGTGCTCGCATACCTGCTGCCGATCATCGAGCCCGCCCTGGTCGACGAGTTCACCTTCACCCGGAGCTGGATGCGCCATCAGGCCGCCCGGATCGGTGATCTGCGCTCCCCCGCACACCAGTTGGGCAAACAGCTCAATCTGCCGCCTTCCTACCTCCTGATCCACCGTGTGACCTTGAGCACGATCGGGGTGCTGTGCCAGCTGGGGGCGACGGTGCGACTGCGCGACGAACTGGAGGCCTGGCTGCCCGGCTTCGTACCCGAGGAGGAACCGGCCGGCCCGGACGTCACCGGCATCGCCACCGCCGTGGACGACGAGACCGGCGCGGATCTGAGCAAGCGTGCCGTCGAGGAGACCACGGCCTGACCCGGACCCGCCCGGCCGCACGGCCCCGTCCCGCCCACTCCGTCCACCGGAGCGGACGGGACGGCCCGGGGTCCTCCGGCGCCGGCAGCCTCGGCAGGCGGCCGGGGCCGCTCACCACCAGCTCGAATCCAGCCGCCCTTCGATGGCCCTGATGTTCTGCCGGGCGCAGCCGTCGCAGAAGTAGCGGCGCTCACCGTTCTCGACGGAGCAGGTCCAGGTCGGCGGGGAGCCCTCGGCGACCGCGCCGCAGCCGGCGCACACCACATCCCCGTCGGCCAACTTCGCCTGTTCATGCGTCTTCTGGTCCACCAGCCGACGATAGCCCCGTCCACCCCGCGAAACGGGACACCACGCACCGCGGGGCCCGCCCTGTCGGACGGACCCCGTGGGTGGCGGCATCAGCGGCCGCCTTACTGCATCACGGCCATCGCCAGCGCGCGGCGGGCGCGGAGCGACGCGCGCTCGGCGCGCCGCTGCATCCGCCGCGCGGCGGCGAGCCGATGAGCCCTGCGTTCCGATTCGGCCTCTTGCAGGCGTTCGTGCATATGGGCACGCGCCAGGGCTTCTGGGATGAGTTGCATGGCGAGGTTCCTGTTCTGACGCGACTCGATCGCGTCGACGTTCACGGGGACGGGCGTGTCGGTGAGGGAGGGATTCATCGTGAGGTCCTGCTTCTGGGGGTCCCGTGTGAGGGGACGGTCGATCGTTCCTGTGCCGAAGGTGTTCATGCCGCAACCGGGTTCTTGCGCGGACGGCCACGCGGACGCTTCCGCGGTACGACGACACCCTGGACGAAGAGCTCGCCGCCCCAGACGCCCCACGGCTCACGGCGGTCTTTGGCACCGGCGAGACAGGCCTCACGGACCGGGCAGGTCTGGCACAGCGTCTTGGCGTACTCGACGTCGGCCGGGGACTCGGCGAAGAAGACCTCGGGGTCGTAGGTGCGGCACGGTACGGCAGCGCCGAGGCGGTCGATCTCGTCGTCGAGCTCGGTGAGGGGAAGCAAGGAGTTCTCCTGAGGGTCGGGCGGAGGGATCAGGTCGGTTGCTACGGACGGGGTGTGCGTCTGCAGTTGCACGGTGGTGTGTTCCTCGTCTGTTCGGCCCGGCTGGTGGCTGGGCGCGTTGGGCAAGCAAAAGGGCCGCGGATCCCGGTGTGGGTTCCGCGGCCCTGGAAGGTGCCGACCTGATCGTGCCGATCAGGCTGGATCTCTCCAGGGTTCGAGGCCGCGGTAGGCCCACATTTCATGCTGCGTCTGGTACTGATTCCGGGATTCGGCACCATTGGCCGCCCCGAAGACACGGGCGAGTGCCGATGCCGCCGTTGCTGCTACCGCAGGTGCCTCGGTCGGTCGCGCGGTGCGCTCACTGCGCGTCAGCACAGCGAGAGACTTGGGGCGCGCGACCTCGATACCGGACGGACGGCCGAAGCCGGACAGACCGGTACCACGGAGCGAGGAGCCGAGCGGGCAGGTGGCGACGACCGAGCGATCGGTCATTTTGCTGGTCTCGATGAAGCTGATCACTGGGCTCGCCTCCTCTCGGCGTCTCGGTGGACCGGGAATCCCGTTCCAGGGTGTTCAAGTACAGCACGGATCCATCGGATCTCGGAAGATTCCGTTGTCTCCGTTGCTCCCGAAGGCTATGGGGATGCGCTCCGCGCGCGCAAACTATTTTTCCGACGAGTTTTCCGCGGCGTCCCCGGACCCGTCCCCGGAGGCCCCCACGAGCCCCTCGCCGGCACAGATTGCCAGCACGTCACTGCCGTAGCGGTCGAACTTCCGCCGCCCCACTCCTGAGATGACCGCAAGCTCCGATTCGGTTCCCGGAACGGCCTCCGCGATCGCCATCAGGGTCTTGTCGGTGAAGACGCAGTAGGCGGGCTGCCGGGAACGCGCCGCCTGCTCGGCCCGCCACTCGCACAGCCGCTCATAGAGCCCCTCGTCGAGCTCCGAGGGGCAGTCCTCGCACCGCATCAGCTTCATCTCCCCCGCGTCCGTGAGGGTCCGGTTGCAGACCCGGCAGCGGGCCGGGCTGCGGTGCCGGGGACGCCGTGCCACCGCCGCCGCCCCGTCGCCGCGCTCGACGCCGCCCGAGAGCGCGCCCGGAGTACGGCGGCCGGCCACCGCCCCGGACCCGGGCCGCAGGCCGCTGAGGAAGCGGCTGGCGCGGCGGGAGGCCCGCCCGCCGGGCGAGCGCGCCAGCGACCAGGACAGGCCCAGATGCAGCCGGGCGCGGGTGACACCGACGTAGAGCAGTCGGCGCTCCTCCTCGATCTGCTCCTCGCTCTTGGCGTAGGTGATCGGCATCATGCCTTCGGTCAGACCGACCAGGAAGACGGCGTCCCACTCCAGGCCCTTGGCGGCGTGCAGGGACGCGAGGGTCACCCCCTCGACCGTCGGGGCGTGCTGGGCGTTGGCCCGCTCGTCCAGCTCGGCGACCAGGTCCGCGAGGGTGGCTGCGGGCCGGGCCTTGGCGAAGTCCTCGGCGAGCCGCACCAGGGCCGCCAGGGACTCCCAGCGGTCCCGCACCGCCCCGGAGCCGGCCGGCGGCCGACTCGTCCAGCCCATGTCGCTGAGCACCGCCCGCACCTCGGACGGCAGGTCCAGGGCGTCGTCGAGCAGCGCGTCGTTGGCGCCGAAACGGGCGGCGCCGCGCAGTTTGACGCCCGCCTCGCGCACCTCCGGCCGCTCGAAGAACCGCTCGGCGCCCCGCAGCTGATACGGGACCCCGGCGTCGGCGAGCGCCTGCTCGTAGACCTCGGACTGGGCGTTGATACGGAAGAGCACGGCGATCTCGCTGGCGGGCACCCCGGAGGCGATCAGGTCGCGGATCCGGCGGGCGGTGCCCTCGGCCTCAGCGGGCTCGTCGGCGTACTCCGTGTACACGGGCTCGGGTCCGGCCTCGCGCTGCGAGATCAGCTCCAGGCGCTGCTCGGCGGCGCGCCCCTTGGCCTGGGAGAGCAGACCGTTGGCGAGGCGCACGACCTGGGGGCTGGAGCGGTAGTCGCGGACGAGCTTGACGACCGTCGCGTTCGGATGGCGGGTGCGGAAGTTGAGGAGGTGGTCGGGGGTGGCGCCGGTGAAGCTGTAGATCGTCTGGCTGGCGTCGCCGACCACGCAGAGGGTGTCGCGGTCCCCCAGCCACAGCTCCAGCAGCCGCTGCTGGAGCGGGCTGACGTCCTGGTACTCGTCGACGACGAAGTGCTGGTACTGGGCGCGGACCTGCTCGGCGATGTCGTGCCGGTCCTGCAGCACACCGACCGTGAGCAGCAGCACGTCCTCGAAGTCGATGCTGCCCCGCTCGCGCTTGAGCTGTTCGTACGTGCCGTAGACCTGTGCGATCTCCGCCGGGTCCCGAGGGGCCTCGCGGCCGGCCTTGACCACCGCCGCCGGATAGTCGGCGGGCACGGTCTGGGTGACCTTGGACCATTCGATCTCGGCCGTGACATCGCGCAGCTCATTGCGGTCGAACCGCAGGCCGCAGCGGGACGCGGCCTCGGCGACCAACTGGATCTTGCGCTCCAGCAGCCGCGGGACCTCACCGCCGACGGCCTTCGGCCAGAAGAACTGGAGTTGCCGCAGGGCCGCGGAGTGGAACGTCCTGGCCTGGACCCCGCCCGCACCGAGCTGACGCAGCCGGCCGCGCATCTCGCCGGCCGCGCGGGCCGTGAACGTGACAGCGAGCACACTCGCGGGCTGCAGGATCCCGGCCCGTACCCCGTACGCGATCCGGTGGGTGATGGCGCGGGTCTTGCCCGTACCGGCGCCGGCCAGCACGCAGACGGGACCGTGCAGAGCCGTGGCGACCTCGCGCTGCTCGGGGTCGAGCCCGTCGAGCACCCCGTCGGCCGAGTCAGGCACCTGCGGGAAGAGAGAGGAGTCCGTTGCTGCTGTCACCCCGCCATGCTGCCAGGTCCGCGACGGCGCCCGGGAAGCCCGTCCACAGCCGCCACACCCCGGTCATACGCATCGCGGCCGCTGGGGACAACAGACGACGCGTCGCCGCGGCGGATGCTTTGCTCTTCTCAGCGGCGAGCAGAAGGGCAGCGAGCGGCGGGCGGGCGACGGTGCGCGGCAGGTGGGCAGCGGTGGGCAGCGGGCGCCCTGCGGCCCGCGGAGGCGGGCTGGGGGCCGCTGAGCGGGGCGGGGATGCGTACCCGGCGGCGGGGGGGCGTGCGGGGCGGGGGTACGTGCCGTACGGGCCGGAGGGCCGGGTTCGGCCGATGAGGGGGAGGGGTGGGGGCGGGGTGGGGGGTGGGGCCCCCGGGGAATGCTTCTGGCACCTCGTACGTTGTGTCCCGTGGCCGCACCGATGGCGACATCGGGCGGGATCGGAACCAAGACTTATCGAAGGAGCGCGGGACGCATGGCGGGCACTGTGACGATGTACAGCACGACCTGGTGCGGTTACTGCCGTCGGCTGAAGGGCCAGATGGACCGCGAGGGCATCACGTACACCGAGATCAACATCGAGCACGACCCGGAGTCCGCGGCGTTCGTGGAGAAGGCCAACGGCGGCAACCAGACGGTGCCGACCGTGCTCTTCCCCGACGGTTCGACGCTGACCAACCCGTCCCTGGCGCAGGTCAAGCAGAAGGTCGGCGCCTGACGGCAGGTGTGAGCCGTTTCATGGGCCGTCGGCCGGTTCGTCTTCACGAACCGGCCGACGGCTCTCTTTGTGCGCGCGGGAGGAGCGGCCCGTCCAGCCTTCAGGAGCGCGGGCGGGTGCAGCCCGTCCGGCTTTGCGAAGGCGGACGGGCCGGAGCGGCCCGCCGTGCTGTGCGCACGCGAGGGGCCGCCCCGTCCCGTCGCGCCTACGGCTTGGGCAGCGGCTTGCCGTACCAGAGCTCGATGAGGCGGGCGGCGATGGAGATGCCGTACGGCGGGAGGACCTCGCCGGATTCGAAGGCGGCGCGCAGATCCTCCCGGGAGAACCAGCGGGCCTCCTCGATCTCCTCGCCGTCGACCTGGATCTCGGAGGAGGTGGCGCGCGCCATGAAGCCCAGCATCAGGCTGGAGGGGAAGGGCCAGGGCTGGCTGGCGATGTACTCGACATCGCCGACGACGACGCCGGCCTCCTCGAAGACCTCGCGGGCCACCGACTGCTCGATGGACTCGCCCGGCTCGACGAAGCCGGCGAGGGTGGAGAAGCGGCCCTCGGGCCAGTGGACCTGGCGGCCGAGGAGCGCGCGGTCGTCCTCGTCGGTGACGAGCATGATCACTGCCGGGTCGGTGCGCGGGTAGTGCTCGGCGCCGCAGGCCGGGCAGCGGCGGATGTGGCCCGCCGCGGCGATGACGGTGCGCTCGCCGCAGCGTGAGCAGAAGCGGTGCAGCCGCTGCCAGTTCTCCAGGGCGACGGCGTGGACGAGCAGTCCGGCGTCACGCGGGGAGAGCAGCAGACCGGCCTCGCGCAGGCCCGCGGGGCGCGCGGACTGGTCCATGCGGCCGGGCAGCGAGTCCTTCTGGAGGGCGAAGTAGCTGACCCCGTCGTCGTCGGTTCCGAGGTAGTAGCGGTGGGCCTCGGTCAGCGGCGCCTCGAAGGACGGCGTCATGATCAGCTCGGTGCGGCCGTCAGGGGTGTCGTCGATCAGCGCCTGTCCGCCGGACACCACGAAGACGCGCGTCGTCGGGTGGCTCCAGGCCGCCGCCAGCCAGGCCTCGTCGAGCCGGTGATGAGCGGAGCGGTCGATTCCGCTCGGCGCGCTGAAGGTGAGCGGCCGGCCGGCGGTGTGGTCGGTCCAGGTGGTCACTGCTGTTTCCAACTCCCCCTATGGCGTGGGTGATTGCTGCGTACGGGCGCGGAGCGGTACGGCGGTACGCGCGCGGTCAAGCCGGGCGCCAGGTCTCCGCCAGGTCGCCCCACAGGTGGGCGGCGGTCTCGACGCCCTTCATCAGCAGGTCGAGCTCGACCTTTTCGTTCGGTGCGTGCCAGCCGTCGGACGGCACGGAGATCCCCAGGAAGAGGACCGGGACGCCGAGGACGTCCTGCAGGTCGGCCGCGGGTCCGGAGCCGCCCTCGCGGGTGAAGCGGATCTTCTGTTCGAAGGCCAGGCCCATGGCGCGGACGAGGGACCGGAGCGCGGGGTGGTCGAGCGGGGTGAGGCAGGGGCGGGTGGCGCCCCAGAAGGTGATCTCGTGGCGGATGCCGGCCGGGAGCTGGGCGGCGACCCAGTCGCGTACGGACTGCTGCACGGCGGCCGCGCTCTGGCCCGCGACCAGCCGGAAGGACAGCTTGAGCTGTGCGGTGGACGGCACGATGGTCTTGCCGCCGGGGCCCTGGTAGCCGCCGCCGATGCCGTTGACCTCGGCGGTGGGGCGGGCCCAGATGCGCTCCAGGGTCGTGCTGCCCGCCTCGCCGAGGGGGGCGTGGGAGTGCGCGGTGCGCAGCCACTCCTCCTCGTCGAAGGGCAGCTCGGCGAAGAGTTCCCGCTCCCGCTCGGTGAGCTCGATCACGCCGTCGTAGAAGCCGGGGACGGCGACGCGGCGGTCGGTGTCGTGCAGCGCGGCGGCCAGCCGGGCGGCCTCGGTGGCGGGGTTGGGGACCGCACCGCCGAACGAGCCGGAGTGGATGTCCTGGTCGGGGCCGTAGAGGTCGATCTGGCAGTCCGTGAGGCCGCGCATGCCGGTGCACACCGTGGGGGTGTCCCGGGACCACATGCCGGTGTCGGAAACGATCACCGCGTCGCAGGCGAGGCGGTCGGCGTGCTTCTCGATCAGGGCCGGGAAGTTCGGTGAGCCGGACTCCTCCTCGCCCTCGATGAGCAGCTTGAGGTTGACCGCGGGGGCGGTGCGGCCGGTCGCGGCGAGGTGCGCGCGCACGCCCAGGGTGTGGAAGAACACCTGGCCCTTGTCGTCGGCGGCGCCGCGGGCATAGAGCTTGCCGTCGACGGTGTGCGGGGTGAAGGGGTCGGTGTGCCAGCCGTCCTCGCGGGCGGCGGGCTGTACGTCGTGGTGGCCGTAGACGAGCACGGTCGGCGCGGACGGGTCGTCCGAGGGCCACTCGGCGAAGACCGCGGGCAGGCCGTCGGTCTCCCAGATCTCGGCGGTGGTGAAGCCGGTGTCGGAGAGCTTCGCGGCGAGCCATTCGGCGCTGCGGCGCACCTCGCCTGCGCGCTCCGGGTCGGCGGACACGGAGGGGATGCGCAGCCACTCGGCGAGGTCCTGGAGGAAGGCTTCGCGGTGGAGGGCGATGTACGCGCGGACGGCGCTGTCCGGGGTTGTGCTCATACGCCCGACCCTATCGGCCGTGCGCGGGCGGCCGGTCGGCGGTCTCGCCGAGCAGGATGCGTTCGAGTCCGGCGCGGCCGGGCAGCCGGGCGGGTCTGACCACTTCGCCGCTGCGGACGTAGAGGAAGGCGGCGTCGACGGCGGACGGTTCCAGGCCGTACCGCTCGGCCCAGGCGAGGCGGTAGACGGCCAGCTGGAGGGGGTCGGCGCTGTGGGCGCGGCCGGTCTTCCAGTCGACGATCTCGAAGCGGTCGCCGTCGGGGCCGGGCTCCTTGTAGACGGCGTCGATCCGGCCGCGGATCAGCCGTCCCGCGAGGGTGAGTTCGAAGGGGGCCTCGACGCGGTAGGGAGTGCGGTGGGCGTAGGGGGTGCGGGCGAAGGCTTCCTTGAGGGTTTCGAGGTCGTGCTCGTCGACGATCCCGGCTTCTGCGCCCTCTTCGGCGCCGGGCAGCTCGTCGGGGCCGAGCAGCGGCAGGGTCAGCTCTTCGAAGCGGGACTCGACCCAGGCGTGGAAGCGGGTGCCACGGCGGGCGCCGGGCTGCGGCGGGCGCGGCATGGGGCGGGCGAGTTCGCGGGCGAAGCCGTCGGGGTCGGCGGCGAGGCGGAGCAGTTGGGTGGCGCTGAGCGCGGAGGGCAGCGGGACGTCACGGACGGTGGCGCGGGAGCGGCGCAGCTCGGCGGCGAGCGCGTCCAGATCGCGGTCCCAGGAGCCGACGGTGCGCCGTTCCTCGGGGAGGAGGGTGTGCGGCGCGGTGTCTTCGGGGTGGGCGGCGCCGGGGTGGGGGGCTGCCGTGACGTCGGGC
It contains:
- a CDS encoding dipeptidase — protein: MSTTPDSAVRAYIALHREAFLQDLAEWLRIPSVSADPERAGEVRRSAEWLAAKLSDTGFTTAEIWETDGLPAVFAEWPSDDPSAPTVLVYGHHDVQPAAREDGWHTDPFTPHTVDGKLYARGAADDKGQVFFHTLGVRAHLAATGRTAPAVNLKLLIEGEEESGSPNFPALIEKHADRLACDAVIVSDTGMWSRDTPTVCTGMRGLTDCQIDLYGPDQDIHSGSFGGAVPNPATEAARLAAALHDTDRRVAVPGFYDGVIELTERERELFAELPFDEEEWLRTAHSHAPLGEAGSTTLERIWARPTAEVNGIGGGYQGPGGKTIVPSTAQLKLSFRLVAGQSAAAVQQSVRDWVAAQLPAGIRHEITFWGATRPCLTPLDHPALRSLVRAMGLAFEQKIRFTREGGSGPAADLQDVLGVPVLFLGISVPSDGWHAPNEKVELDLLMKGVETAAHLWGDLAETWRPA
- a CDS encoding WhiB family transcriptional regulator, coding for MQLQTHTPSVATDLIPPPDPQENSLLPLTELDDEIDRLGAAVPCRTYDPEVFFAESPADVEYAKTLCQTCPVREACLAGAKDRREPWGVWGGELFVQGVVVPRKRPRGRPRKNPVAA
- a CDS encoding ATP-dependent DNA helicase UvrD2; the protein is MTAATDSSLFPQVPDSADGVLDGLDPEQREVATALHGPVCVLAGAGTGKTRAITHRIAYGVRAGILQPASVLAVTFTARAAGEMRGRLRQLGAGGVQARTFHSAALRQLQFFWPKAVGGEVPRLLERKIQLVAEAASRCGLRFDRNELRDVTAEIEWSKVTQTVPADYPAAVVKAGREAPRDPAEIAQVYGTYEQLKRERGSIDFEDVLLLTVGVLQDRHDIAEQVRAQYQHFVVDEYQDVSPLQQRLLELWLGDRDTLCVVGDASQTIYSFTGATPDHLLNFRTRHPNATVVKLVRDYRSSPQVVRLANGLLSQAKGRAAEQRLELISQREAGPEPVYTEYADEPAEAEGTARRIRDLIASGVPASEIAVLFRINAQSEVYEQALADAGVPYQLRGAERFFERPEVREAGVKLRGAARFGANDALLDDALDLPSEVRAVLSDMGWTSRPPAGSGAVRDRWESLAALVRLAEDFAKARPAATLADLVAELDERANAQHAPTVEGVTLASLHAAKGLEWDAVFLVGLTEGMMPITYAKSEEQIEEERRLLYVGVTRARLHLGLSWSLARSPGGRASRRASRFLSGLRPGSGAVAGRRTPGALSGGVERGDGAAAVARRPRHRSPARCRVCNRTLTDAGEMKLMRCEDCPSELDEGLYERLCEWRAEQAARSRQPAYCVFTDKTLMAIAEAVPGTESELAVISGVGRRKFDRYGSDVLAICAGEGLVGASGDGSGDAAENSSEK
- a CDS encoding M48 metallopeptidase family protein, whose protein sequence is MPADPSHGPGETPLRRAADTSRRPAPSPEARRPGTSAVEVRRSSRRRRTVSAYREGDRTVVLIPARMSEAEERRWVTVMLDKLAAQESKRLLGDGELVQRAERLSGQYLDGRARPASVRWVTNQNTRWGSCTPAEGSIRLSHRLQGMPEYVIDYVLLHELAHLLVPGHGPRFWRLLEAYPRTERARGYLEGVVAADRLPQLPAARGD
- a CDS encoding mycoredoxin, coding for MAGTVTMYSTTWCGYCRRLKGQMDREGITYTEINIEHDPESAAFVEKANGGNQTVPTVLFPDGSTLTNPSLAQVKQKVGA
- the nudC gene encoding NAD(+) diphosphatase; the encoded protein is MTTWTDHTAGRPLTFSAPSGIDRSAHHRLDEAWLAAAWSHPTTRVFVVSGGQALIDDTPDGRTELIMTPSFEAPLTEAHRYYLGTDDDGVSYFALQKDSLPGRMDQSARPAGLREAGLLLSPRDAGLLVHAVALENWQRLHRFCSRCGERTVIAAAGHIRRCPACGAEHYPRTDPAVIMLVTDEDDRALLGRQVHWPEGRFSTLAGFVEPGESIEQSVAREVFEEAGVVVGDVEYIASQPWPFPSSLMLGFMARATSSEIQVDGEEIEEARWFSREDLRAAFESGEVLPPYGISIAARLIELWYGKPLPKP
- a CDS encoding ABC1 kinase family protein, encoding MSDLPRKAVTRTAKLAALPLGFAGRATWGLGKRIGGRSAEIVGRELQQRTAEQLFKVLGELKGGAMKFGQALSVFESALPEEIAGPYRAALTKLQEAAPPMPTSTVHAVLAERLGEDWRELFEEFEDKPAAAASIGQVHRAVWHDGREVAVKVQYPGAGQALLSDLAQLSRFARLLGPLIPGMDIKPLITELRDRVSEELDYSLEAAAQQAHAEEFADDPDVVVPAVVHQCDEVLVTEWMDGVPLSEVIAEGTDEQRDRAGQLLARFLFSGPARTGLLHADPHPGNFRLLAGDSPDGPVEEWRLGVLDFGTVDRLPEGLPPTIGTSLRMTLDSEADAVYQLLCEEGFVKESIELDPDAVLAYLLPIIEPALVDEFTFTRSWMRHQAARIGDLRSPAHQLGKQLNLPPSYLLIHRVTLSTIGVLCQLGATVRLRDELEAWLPGFVPEEEPAGPDVTGIATAVDDETGADLSKRAVEETTA